A single Mangifera indica cultivar Alphonso chromosome 20, CATAS_Mindica_2.1, whole genome shotgun sequence DNA region contains:
- the LOC123204666 gene encoding endoglucanase-like gives MEQGGFFRLTLLFVLASHNAMATSNKGLCSSAFDYKDALGKAIMFFEGQRSGKLPLSQRVKWRGDSALSDGMADNVNLIGGYYDAGDNVKFGWPMAFAVSLLSWTAVEYPKEISLIKQLGYLRRAIRWGSNFILRAHTSPTTLYTQVGDGNADHQCWERPEDMDTPRTLYMITSASPGTEAAAEAAAALSAASIVFKAVDYNYSSRLLTHSKQLFDFADKYRGSYQDSCPFYCSFSGYQDELLWAAAWLYKATGDNKYLNYVLSNQGWSQAVAEFSWDNKFAGAQMLLAKEFYNGKKNLSKFKTDMESFVCALMPGSSSLQIKTTPGGLLYIRDTSNLQYVTSSSMLLFLYSKTLNEAHIGRLQCGSLLLSPTKLRAFAKSQVDYILGNNPMKMSYMAGHGSNFPLQVHHRGASIPSIRVLRGKVGCHDGYSSYYNSAKPNPNVHVGAIFGGPDSNDQFNDARSDYSHAEPATYMNAAFVGSVAALLSPTEQTCVPF, from the exons ATGGAACAAGGTGGATTCTTTAGGCTGACCTTGTTGTTCGTCTTGGCTAGTCACAATGCAATGGCAACAAGCAACAAAGGCTTGTGCTCTTCAGCTTTTGATTACAAAGATGCACTTGGCAAAGCCATTATGTTTTTTGAAGGGCAGCGGTCAGGGAAGTTGCCGTTAAGCCAGAGGGTAAAGTGGAGGGGAGACTCTGCACTCTCCGATGGCATGGCTGATAAt GTTAATCTGATAGGAGGGTATTATGATGCTGGAGACAATGTGAAGTTTGGATGGCCCATGGCATTTGCTGTGAGCTTGTTGAGTTGGACGGCCGTTGAGTACCCGAAAGAGATCTCCTTGATCAAGCAGCTTGGCTACCTGCGAAGAGCAATTCGATGGGGatcaaatttcatattaagGGCTCACACTTCACCCACCACACTGTATACTCAG GTGGGGGATGGAAATGCGGATCATCAGTGTTGGGAGAGGCCTGAAGACATGGACACTCCTCGAACACTTTACATGATAACTTCTGCTTCACCAGGCACTGAGGCAGCAGCTGAGGCTGCTGCCGCTCTCTCTGCTGCTTCAATTGTTTTCAAAGCCGTTGATTACAACTACTCTTCCAGGCTTTTAACTCATTCCAAACAGCTATTCGACTTTGCGGACAAGTATAGGGGATCGTACCAGGATTCTTGCCCTTTCTACTGCTCTTTCTCAGGCTACCAG GATGAATTATTATGGGCTGCGGCTTGGCTATACAAGGCAACTGGTGATAACAAGTACTTGAACTATGTTTTGAGCAACCAAGGATGGAGTCAGGCAGTGGCCGAGTTCAGTTGGGACAATAAATTTGCTGGAGCTCAGATGTTATTAGCTAAG GAATTTTACAATGGAAAGAAGAATTTGTCAAAGTTTAAGACGGACATGGAGTCATTTGTGTGTGCATTGATGCCAGGAAGTAGCTCTTTGCAGATTAAAACGACTCCCG GTGGGCTTTTATATATTAGAGATACCAGTAATTTACAATATGTCACAAGCTCTTCCATGCTGCTATTTCTCTACTCCAAAACCTTGAATGAGGCTCATATAGGAAGACTTCAATGTGGTTCCCTGCTTTTATCTCCCACTAAACTCCGTGCCTTCGCAAAATCACAG GTAGATTATATACTTGGAAACAACCCCATGAAGATGTCATATATGGCAGGCCACGGCAGCAATTTTCCACTGCAGGTGCACCACAGAGGTGCATCCATTCCGTCAATCCGAGTTCTCCGAGGAAAAGTCGGTTGCCACGACGGCTACTCAAGCTATTACAATTCTGCGAAGCCAAATCCAAATGTTCATGTGGGTGCCATTTTTGGCGGTCCGGATTCAAATGACCAGTTCAATGATGCAAGATCAGACTACTCCCATGCTGAGCCTGCAACTTACATGAATGCTGCTTTTGTTGGCTCTGTGGCCGCTTTGCTTTCTCCAACCGAACAAACATGTGTGCCATTCTAG
- the LOC123204665 gene encoding LOW QUALITY PROTEIN: uncharacterized protein LOC123204665 (The sequence of the model RefSeq protein was modified relative to this genomic sequence to represent the inferred CDS: inserted 1 base in 1 codon): MGVRPELSPSLVNSVRVTAVAERLASHVFHPGSTSSIMEFFHLCLSLARGIDYSVAHNEIPVKAQELPKLLKQVCQWRNDLVLQGAIMVLMISVKNACKIGWFSDMESQELLTLADEVGSGFSKSKDIKAGPSNLSSTISTIMNMFYPKMKMGPILASLEVKPGYGAYMIDFAISKNTVHSPPEIRLFVARTDDIQTSACIISPQEANFLLNGKGVDRRTNVLMDPGPQLPTNVTAMLKYGTNLLQAVGQFNGHYVVVVSFMSMEPSLDSSSVQDYVQSDMAVQDSDSDIIEGPSRVSLNCPISYTRIRTPVKGKSCKHLQCFDFSNFVDINSRRPSWRCPHCNQHVCYTDIRVDQNMVQVLREVGKNVADVIISADGSWKAILESDDNMIQAHDKILSGENQGSEQQEPPGTLNSSPAVLDLTKDDDETDAVIFGEIEDRKPVLTDLQSQPVPTNITRPSELINTVGVNNNVVSQIEDDFWAGLLFPYGSANSSGGGISGSASANFLSSPLLADAISPAVTDVISHALDREAEALIYPNLTTPVLQSQYAAPNDMQLLHSPFVNNHEYGRVSLNRNINRTPIAVQALPAXAQTPTPQQRSGANFNFVTPNGSSPASQTTLSVGNVCNSSLLASQTALSVGNGYSDMELQQQFSRSPINAFLGADIASSSLQHQSAAQVVGLPASSIFPGANRSSSGLSTENQSLRQQQTPNIRLPQSRSQSPRMIQSPSLSRTPTQQGSVPVGVAHIGGTGSTQRSRGMVSTPVTGRISNQMARQPPTVPVQVQSSRTGPPYQANTEGAKPSAGEQRANIELPSEQNWQPTGRMRGSLSGRAYSAALREFMIQPTQPTQLARPFSNPTSLATAAPHLQGSSLSTAVPHLQGPSLSTAAPHLQGSSLSTAVPHLQGPSLSTAAPHLQGSSLSTAPPHLQGYLSNSRRAHIPQMQSNSITEPDLGMN; encoded by the exons ATGGGTGTCAGACCTGAATTATCGCCGTCGTTAGTGAATTCCGTCAGAGTCACCGCCGTGGCCGAGCGATTGGCCTCTCACGTTTTCCATCCTGGTAGCACATCTAGCATCATGGAGTTCTTCCATCTCTGCCTCTCTCTTGCCCG GGGTATTGATTATTCTGTTGCGCACAATGAGATTCCTGTCAAAGCTCAAGAGTTACCTAAATTGTTGAAACAG GTATGCCAATGGAGGAATGATCTCGTACTGCAAGGTGCTATTATGGTGCTTATGATCTCTGTTAAG aATGCTTGTAAGATTGGCTGGTTTTCAGATATGGAGAGTCAAGAGCTTCTTACTCTTGCTGATGAG GTAGGGAGTGGCTTCTCCAAAAGTAAAGATATTAAAGCTGGACCAAGCAATTTGTCTTCCACTATCTCAACAATTATGAACAT GTTTTATCCAAAAATGAAGATGGGGCCGATACTGGCTTCTCTTGAGGTTAAG CCTGGATATGGGGCATACATGATCGATTTTGCAATCTCAAAGAACACTGTACATTCTCCTCCAGAAATA CGGTTATTTGTAGCACGAACAGATGATATACAGACTTCTGCTTGTATCATAAGTCCCCAAGAAGCAAA CTTTCTTTTGAATGGAAAGGGAGTTGATAGAAGAACTAATGTTTTGATG GATCCAGGACCACAGTTGCCAACAAATGTGACTGCAATGCTTAAATATGGAACAAATCTTCTTCAAGCAGTGGGTCAGTTCAATG gtcatTATGTTGTAGTTGTTTCTTTTATGAGTATGGAGCCATCGCTTGACTCTTCCTCGGTACAAGATTATGTTCAGTCTGATATGGCTGTACAAGATTCAG ATTCTGACATAATTGAGGGGCCATCAAGAGTTTCACTTAATTGTCCGATAAG TTATACACGTATCAGAACTCCTGTTAAAGGAAAATCATGTAAACATCTTCAG TGTTttgattttagtaattttgttgatataaattCGAGAAGACCATCCTGGCGCTGTCCACACTGCAATCAGCATGTTTGCTACACTGATATTCGTGTTGATCAAAATATGGTTCAG GTTCTGAGAGAAGTAGGAAAAAATGTTGCTGATGTGATTATCTCCGCAGATGGATCATGGAAAGCTATCCTGGAAAGTGATGACAACATGATCCAGGCACATGATAAGATCCTTAGTGGTGAAAACCAAGGATCAGAGCAGCAAGAGCCTCCTGGCACCTTGAATTCTAGTCCTGCTGTTTTAGATCTCACAAAGGATGATGATGAGACAGATGCAGTGATCTTTGGTGAAATTGAAGACAGGAAACCTGTCCTCACTGATTTACAAAGTCAACCTGTTCCTACAAATATAACTAGGCCATCAGAGTTGATCAATACTGTTGGAGTCAATAATAATGTCGTCTCTCAAATAGAGGATGACTTCTGGGCCGGACTTTTATTTCCATATGGGTCTGCAAACTCAAGTGGTGGTGGCATTTCTGGGTCTGCTTCTGCCAATTTTTTGTCATCTCCTCTGTTAGCTGATGCCATTTCTCCTGCAGTAACTGATGTCATTTCTCATGCACTTGATCGGGAAGCAGAGGCTCTTATCTATCCAAATCTTACAACTCCTGTGCTGCAAAGCCAATATGCTGCACCAAATGATATGCAGTTACTACACTCACCATTTGTGAACAACCATGAATATGGGAGGGTGTCACTAAACAGAAATATAAACCGGACTCCAATAGCAGTTCAGGCTCTCCCAG CAGCCCAGACACCAACTCCGCAACAAAGATCAGGagctaattttaattttgttacccCTAATGGATCTTCCCCTGCTTCTCAGACCACCCTGTCTGTTGGAAATGTTTGTAATAGTTCGTTGCTTGCTTCTCAGACTGCCCTTTCTGTTGGAAATGGTTACAGTGATATGGAGCTGCAGCAACAGTTCTCTCGATCCCCAATAAATGCATTTTTAGGGGCAGATATAGCTTCATCTTCATTGCAGCATCAGTCTGCTGCACAG GTTGTTGGCCTTCCAGCTTCAAGCATATTTCCTGGTGCTAACCGATCATCTTCTGGGCTTTCAACCGAAAATCAGAGTTTACGCCAGCAGCAAACTCCAAACATTAGGTTGCCGCAATCCAGGAGCCAATCCCCAAGGATGATCCAGTCACCATCTCTCTCAAGAACTCCAACTCAACAAGGGAGTGTACCAGTTGGGGTTGCCCATATAGGAGGTACTGGGAGCACCCAACGGTCCAGGGGTATGGTTTCTACTCCTGTCACTGGTAGAATTTCAAACCAGATGGCTAGACAGCCACCAACTGTGCCAGTTCAAGTTCAATCATCCAGAACAGGGCCTCCATACCAAGCAAACACGGAGGGTGCTAAGCCATCAGCAGGGGAGCAAAGAGCGAACATTGAGTTGCCATCAGAGCAAAATTGGCAGCCCACAGGTCGAATGCGAGGAAGCCTTTCTGGTCGGGCATATTCTGCTGCTCTTAGAGAGTTCATGATTCAGCCAACCCAGCCAACTCAACTAGCGAGGCCATTTTCCAATCCAACTTCCCTCGCTACTGCTGCGCCACACCTGCAAGGGTCTTCCCTTTCCACTGCTGTGCCACACCTGCAAGGCCCTTCCCTGTCTACTGCTGCGCCACACCTGCAAGGGTCTTCCCTTTCCACTGCTGTGCCACACCTGCAAGGCCCTTCCCTGTCTACTGCTGCGCCACACCTGCAAGGGTCTTCCCTGTCCACTGCTCCGCCGCACCTGCAGGGGTATCTCTCGAATAGTCGGAGAGCCCATATTCCACAAATGCAAAGTAATTCAATTACCGAACCTGATCTGGGGATGAATTGA